A stretch of DNA from Candidatus Methylomirabilis sp.:
ACCCCGAGGGGCGGGAGATCGGCCTCATCGGCATCGAGCCGATCAGCGAGGTCGTCCGGAAGGAGTCGCAGGTCTGGGACCTGGGGATCGGCCCCGCCTTCGAGCGGCTGAGTCCGCTGGCCGCGCTGACCGAGGGGGTGCGCCGGACCGTGGACGTATCGGTGACCGTCCTCTGGTTCCTCGGAAAGCTCCTGCAGGGGGCGCTGCCCGCCCAGACCATCGGCGGCCCCCTCACCATCGTCCTGATGGCCGGCGAACAGGCCCAACAGGGCTTCCTCTACCTGGTGACGTTCACCGCCGCCATCTCGATCAACCTGGCGATCCTGAACCTCCTCCCCATCCCGATCCTGGACGGGGGCCACCTCCTCTTCGCCGCCATCGAGGCGATTCGAGGGGAGCCGGTGAGTGTCCGCCGGCGGGAGATGGCCCAGAAGGTGGGCCTGGTCGTGCTGGCCGCCATCATGGTGTTCGCTCTGTACAACGACCTCTTCCGGGTCTTCGGATTCTAGACCGCTTGCCCGCGAGGACGCCCATGGCAGGACGCGCGACGCAACCGATCATCCGGCGCAAGACGCGGCAGATCCAGGTCGGCCCCGTCCGGGTGGGTGGGGACGCCCCGATCTCCGTCCAGTCCATGACCAAGACCGACACCCGGGACGTGACCGCGACCGTGGACGCCATCTGGGCGCTGGAGGCGGCGGGCTGCGAGATCGTCCGGCTGGCCGTCCCCGACGCGGAGGCCGCGGCGGCCCTTCCGGCCATCCGGCGGCAGATCCGGATCCCGCTCATTGCCGACATCCACTTCGACTACCGGCTGGCCCTCAAGGCCCTCGAGGCGGGGGTGGACTGCCTGCGCCTGAACCCCGGCAACATCGGGGGAAAGCCGCGGGTCATGGAGGTGGTGCGGGCAGCCTCCGAGCGGACGGTCCCGATCCGGATCGGGGTGAACGCCGGCTCCCTGGAGAAGGAGCTCCTCCGCCGCGACGGCGAGCCCACGCCCGAGGCGATGGTGGAGAGCGCCCTCAAGCACATCCGGATCCTGGAGGAGTGCCAGTACCCGGAGATCAAGATCTCCCTGAAGGCCTCCGACCCCCTCATGATGATCCAGGCCTACCGGCTGCTGGCCGGGCAGGTGGACTACCCGTTCCACCTGGGGGTGACGGAGGCCGGGACCGCCTTCGCGGGGACGATCAAGTCCGCCGTGGGGATCGGGACTCTCCTGGCCGAGGGGATCGGGGACACCATCCGGGTCTCCCTGACCGAGGACTCGGTGGAGGAGATCAAAGCCGGCTTCGAGATCCTCAAAGCCCTCGGCCTCCGGCAGCGGGGGATGAACGTCATCTCCTGCCCCTCCTGCGGCCGGGTGGAGATTGACCTGCTCGGCCTCACCAAGGAGGTGGAGAAGCGCCTGGCCGCCCTCGGAATCCATAAGGCGCTGAACGTGGCGGTCATGGGCTGCGCGGTGAACGGGCCGGGGGAGGCGCGGGGCGCCGACATCGGCATCGCCGGGGGCAACGGGGTGGGGATCCTGATCAAGAAGGGGCAGATCATCCGGAAGGTCAAGGAGGCGGAGCTCGCCGACGCCCTGGTGGAGGAGATCCAGCGGATGGCGGCGGCGGGCCTCCTGGAGGAAGCCGATCCCGGGACCGGGGTGGCGGTCACGGCCCCCAGAGCCTTCCCGCCCGACGACCCGCTCCAGGTCTTCTATTCGAACGACTGACGCCCGCGGGAGCCGCGGGGAGGGGAGGAGCCGCCGGGTTCCTCCCTTTCTGTTCCCGCCGGGCCGGGGGAGAGGATGGGGCAATACGAGCGGCACGTCTTCGTCTGCACGGGCGGGGAGACCTGCCCGCTCCAGGGAGACACGCCCTCCTACGTCCAGTGGCTCCGGGACGGCCTGCGCGCCCATGGCCTCGGCGCCCGGGTCCGGATCAACAAGAGCGGCTGCTTCGACCAGTGCGGCAACGGTCCCATGATCGTGGTCTACCCGGAGAACGTCTGGTACTGTGGGGTCCGGTTCGAGGACCTGCCCGAGATCCTCGATGAGCACCTGGTGTGCGGCCGCCCGGTCGCGCGCCTCCGGTACGTCGCCCCGCCGGGGAAGAACAAGAACGCGGAGAAGATGATGGCGGCCCAGGAGGCCGCCGCCACCCGCCGGGGACAAGGCTAGTGTCACTCACACGACGCCTCCCGTGCCGGGCCAAATGAGGCGACGTCAGTTGGCCCGGCACTAGGGGGCCCGGTCGCGAGGGAGCAGAGTGCGCTGGTCCCGCTCGCTGATCCCGACGCTGAAGGAGGACCCGGCCGATGCCGAGGCCGTGAGCCACAAGCTCATGGTCCGCGGGGGATTCGTCCGCCAGCTCGCCGCGGGGATCTACGTCTACCTCCCGCTCGGCCAGCGGGTCCTCGACAAGGTAAATGCCATCCTCCGGGAGGAGATGAACCGGATCGGGGGGCAGGAGCTCACCATGCCGGTCCTGCATCCTGCCGAGCTGTGGCAACAGAGCGGCCGGTGGGAGGCGATCGGCGACGAGATGTTCCGCCTCAAGGACCGAAACCGGCGCGACATGTGCCTGGGGATGACCCACGAGGAGGTCATCGCCTGGATCGCCGCGAAGGAGATCCGCTCCTACCGGGACCTGCCCCAGATTTGGTACCAGATCCAGACGAAGGAGCGGGACGAGGCCCGGCCGAAGAGCGGGGTTCTCCGGACCCGGGAATTCCTGATGAAAGACTCCTACTCCCTGGACGTGGACGCGGCGGCCCTGGACAAGGCCTACGAGCTGCACCGGCAGGCCTACTGTCGG
This window harbors:
- a CDS encoding (2Fe-2S) ferredoxin domain-containing protein; translated protein: MGQYERHVFVCTGGETCPLQGDTPSYVQWLRDGLRAHGLGARVRINKSGCFDQCGNGPMIVVYPENVWYCGVRFEDLPEILDEHLVCGRPVARLRYVAPPGKNKNAEKMMAAQEAAATRRGQG